Proteins from one Fragaria vesca subsp. vesca linkage group LG6, FraVesHawaii_1.0, whole genome shotgun sequence genomic window:
- the LOC101295061 gene encoding probable xyloglucan glycosyltransferase 5-like, producing MAPSLDFSRWWGKDYNSSKGTPVVVTMENPNYSFLEINGPDEVFRPVDKDRGKNAKQFTWVLLLKAHKAVGCVSWLGNVLWDLLGAIKKRLVFGQMENEKSGKGRILYGVIMGFLVIALAFLAFEVVAHLKGWHYFENSSLHIPETLEIRGWLHLVYVAWLEFRADCIAPAIQALTNFCIALFLIQSADRLLLCLGCFWIKFKKIKPRIEVPYKPDDLEGSGCNYPKVLVQIPMCNEREVYEQSISAVCQLDWPKEHLLIQVLDDSDDESIQWLIKAEVTKWSQKGVNIIYRHRLVRTGYKAGNLKSAMNCDYVKDYEFVAIFDADFQPNPDFLKLTVPHFKDNPELGLVQARWAFVNKDENLLTRLQNINLCFHFEVEQQVNGVFLNFFGFNGTAGVWRIKALEDSGGWLERTTVEDMDIAVRAHLNGWKFIFLNDVKVLCELPESYEAYKKQQHRWHSGPMHLFRLCLPAIITSKMMFWKKANLILLFFLLRKLILPFYSFTLFCIILPLTMFVPEAELSMWVICYVPVFMSFMNILPSPRSFPFIVPYLLFENTMSVTKFNAMVSGLFQLGSSYEWIVTKKAGRSSESDLLAVEERETKAMNHQQLHRGTSDSGLSELNKLKEQQEAAAPKPHVKKLNKIYKKELALAFLLLTAAARSLLSAQGVHFYFLLFQGISFLLVGLDLIGEQMS from the exons ATGGCTCCAAGTTTAGATTTTTCCAGGTGGTGGGGAAAGGACTACAACTCAAGTAAGGGTACTCCAGTGGTGGTGACTATGGAGAACCCCAACTACTCTTTTCTTGAGATAAATGGTCCTGATGAAGTGTTCAGGCCAGTTGATAAGGACAGAGGCAAGAATGCCAAGCAGTTTACATGGGTTTTGCTTCTCAAGGCTCATAAAGCTGTAGGCTGTGTTTCTTGGCTGGGAAATGTTCTTTGGGACTTGCTTGGTGCCATTAAGAAAAGATTGGTTTTTGGGCAAATGGAGAATGAGAAATCAGGGAAAGGAAGGATCTTGTATGGAGTCATTATGGGGTTCTTAGTGATAGCTTTGGCTTTTCTGGCTTTTGAAGTGGTTGCTCACTTGAAAGGTTGGCATTATTTTGAGAACAGCAGCTTGCATATCCCTGAGACTTTGGAGATTAGGGGATGGCTTCACTTGGTTTATGTGGCATGGTTGGAGTTCAGAGCTGATTGCATTGCACCTGCAATTCAAGCTTTGACTAACTTCTGTATTGCTCTCTTCTTAATCCAATCCGCAGACCGGCTGCTGCTTTGTTTAGGTTGCTTCTGGATCAAGTTCAAGAAAATTAAGCCAAGAATAGAAGTTCCATACAAGCCAGACGATTTGGAAGGTTCTGGTTGCAACTACCCCAAGGTTCTTGTTCAAATTCCAATGTGTAATGAGAGAGAG GTATATGAACAATCTATTTCAGCAGTATGCCAACTTGATTGGCCTAAAGAACACCTTCTGATTCAAGTTCTGGATGATTCTGATGATGAGAGCATACAGTGGTTAATTAAGGCAGAGGTAACTAAGTGGAGCCAAAAGGGTGTCAATATAATCTACCGGCATCGTTTGGTTAGAACTGGTTATAAAGCCGGGAATCTCAAGTCTGCAATGAACTGTGATTATGTGAAGGACTATGAGTTTGTTGCAATCTTTGATGCTGATTTCCAACCAAACCCTGACTTCCTCAAGCTGACAGTTCCCCATTTTAAG GACAATCCTGAACTTGGGTTGGTTCAGGCTAGGTGGGCTTTTGTTAACAAGGACGAAAACTTGTTGACACGCCTCCAGAACATCAATTTGTGTTTCCACTTTGAGGTGGAACAGCAGGTTAATGGGGTTTTCCTCAATTTTTTTGGCTTCAATGGTACTGCTGGAGTTTGGAGAATCAAAGCACTTGAAGACTCTGGAGGTTGGCTTGAGCGTACAACAGTAGAAGACATGGATATAGCAGTTCGTGCTCATCTAAATGGTTGGAAGTTCATATTCCTTAATGATGTCAAG GTCCTCTGTGAACTTCCCGAGTCTTATGAAGCTTACAAAAAACAGCAACACCGGTGGCATTCTGGTCCAATGCATCTTTTCCGTTTGTGCCTCCCTGCAATAATTACTTCAAAG ATGATGTTCTGGAAAAAGGCGAACTTGATACTACTATTCTTTCTCCTTAGGAAGTTAATCCTCCCATTTTACTCTTTCACATTGTTTTGCATAATACTTCCTTTGACCATGTTTGTCCCTGAAGCTGAGCTATCCATGTGGGTTATATGCTACGTGCCCGTTTTTATGTCATTCATGAATATTCTTCCTTCTCCTAGATCTTTCCCCTTCATAGTCCCCTACCTCCTTTTTGAAAACACAATGTCTGTGACCAAATTCAATGCCATGGTATCCGGGTTGTTTCAGTTGGGGAGTTCATATGAATGGATTGTAACCAAGAAGGCGGGACGATCATCAGAATCTGACCTGTTAGCTGTGGAGGAGAGGGAAACAAAAGCCATGAACCACCAACAACTTCATAGAGGAACCTCAGACAGTGGTCTCTCTGAGCTTAACAAGTTAAAAGAGCAACAAGAAGCTGCTGCTCCTAAACCTCATGTAAAGAAATTGAACAAGATCTACAAGAAAGAGCTGGCACTTGCTTTCTTACTGCTCACTGCTGCAGCCAGAAGCCTTCTATCAGCTCAAGGGGTACATTTTTACTTCCTACTATTTCAAGGCATATCATTTCTACTGGTGGGTCTTGACCTGATTGGTGAACAGATGAGCTAG
- the LOC101295352 gene encoding 60S ribosomal protein L7-2-like: MGEAVKVVVPESVLKKRKREDEWALAKKQALEAAKKKNAANRKLIYNKAKQYTKEYADKDNELVCLKREARLKGGFYVEPESKLLFIIRIRGINAIDPKTKKILQLLRLRQVFNGVFLKVNKATLNMLHRVEPYVTYGYPNLKSVKELIYKRGYGKLNKQRIALTDNSVVEQGLGKHGIICTEDLIHEILTVGPHFKEANNFLWPFKLKAPLGGLKKKRNHYVEGGDAGNRENYINELIRRMN; the protein is encoded by the exons ATGGGTGAGGCAGTCAAGGTTGTGGTTCCGGAGTCTGTCCTCAAGAAGAGGAAGAGAGAGGACGAATGGGCCTTGGCCAAGAAGCAGGCCCTTGAAGCCGCCAAAAAGAAGAATGCTGCCAACAGGAAGCTTATCTACAATAAAGCCAAGCAGTACACTAAGGAATACGCTGACAAG GACAATGAGTTGGTCTGTTTGAAGCGTGAGGCTAGGTTGAAAGGAGGATTCTATGTTGAGCCAGAATCTAAGCTCTTATTCATCATTCGTATCCGTGG TATCAATGCCATCGACCCAAAGACAAAGAAGATTTTGCAACTCTTGCGTCTGAGACAG GTCTTCAATGGTGTCTTCCTGAAAGTGAACAAGGCCACCTTGAATATGCTTCACAGGGTTGAGCCCTATGTTACTTATGG ATACCCCAACTTGAAGAGCGTGAAGGAGTTGATATACAAGAGGGGCTATGGCAAGTTAAACAAGCAGAGAATTGCTTTGACTGATAACTCTGTTGTTGAACAG GGTTTGGGCAAGCATGGCATTATCTGCACTGAAGATCTTATCCATGAGATCTTGACTGTTGGACCTCATTTCAAGGAGGCCAACAACTTCCTATGGCCATTTAAGCTCAAGGCACCATTGGGCGGTCTTAAGAAGAAGAGAAACCACTATGTTGAAGGTGGAGATGCTGGAAACCGTGAAAACTACATCAATGAGCTTATTAGGAGAATGAACTAA
- the LOC101295639 gene encoding ATP synthase subunit epsilon, mitochondrial-like isoform 2 encodes MSANAAVPFWRAAGMTYITYSNICANLVRNCLKEPYKTEALSREKVHFSVSKWADGKPEKPTVRTDQPE; translated from the exons ATGTCGGCGAACGCAGCGGTACCGTTTTGGCGAGCGGCGGGTATGACCTACATCACCTACTCGAACATCTGCGCCAATCTCGTCCGCAACTGCCTCAAGGAGCCTTACAAGACCGAGGCCCTCTCCCGCGAGAAGGTTCATTTCTCCGTCTCCAAGTGGGCCGACGGCAAGCCCGAGAAGCCCA CTGTACGTACGGATCAACCAGAATGA
- the LOC101295639 gene encoding ATP synthase subunit epsilon, mitochondrial-like isoform 1, giving the protein MSANAAVPFWRAAGMTYITYSNICANLVRNCLKEPYKTEALSREKVHFSVSKWADGKPEKPSKPLLLSDLGFFSISNFSCDSSIKFQSLILVLFRF; this is encoded by the coding sequence ATGTCGGCGAACGCAGCGGTACCGTTTTGGCGAGCGGCGGGTATGACCTACATCACCTACTCGAACATCTGCGCCAATCTCGTCCGCAACTGCCTCAAGGAGCCTTACAAGACCGAGGCCCTCTCCCGCGAGAAGGTTCATTTCTCCGTCTCCAAGTGGGCCGACGGCAAGCCCGAGAAGCCCAGTAAGCCCCTTCTCCTTTCAGATCTAGGGTTTTTCTCCATTTCCAATTTCTCATGTGATTCGAGTATAAAGTTTCAGTCTTTAATTTTGGTACTGTTTCGATTTTAA
- the LOC101296124 gene encoding uncharacterized protein LOC101296124, which yields MASATPAAMSRKQKVFARLRQENEGRRVGKSNPTITVNPTDQQEGVETSEREWMDEGGRRRPLPLFMQRHREAIRKRTERQLEILNPRGPPEGLPPERLWAFTF from the exons ATGGCTTCTGCAACCCCAGCAGCTATGAGTCGGAAACAGAAAGTCTTTGCTAGACTCCGACAGGAAAATGAAG GTCGCAGGGTTGGGAAGTCGAATCCTACAATTACTGTAAACCCAACCGATCAACAGGAAG GTGTTGAAACCTCTGAGAGGGAATGGATGGATGAAGGGGGACGCAGGCGACCACTGCCTCTTTTCATGCAACGACACAGGGAAGCCATCCGTAAGCGCACTGAGAGGCAATTGGAGATTCTCAATCCAAGAGGCCCGCCTGAGGGACTGCCACCGGAGAGACTTTGGGCCTTTACTTTTTAG